From the endosymbiont of Bathymodiolus septemdierum str. Myojin knoll genome, one window contains:
- the lepA gene encoding translation elongation factor 4 → MKNIRNFSIIAHIDHGKSTIADRFIQFCGGLSDREMSAQVLDSMDIEKERGITIKSQSVTLDYKAKNGEIYQLNFIDTPGHVDFSYEVSRSLSACEGALLIVDASQGVEAQTVANCYTALEQGLEVLPVLNKIDLPAADPDRVADEIEDVIGVEATEAVHVSAKSGIGIEDTLEQIVEKIPAPEGDLDAPIKALIIDSWFDNYLGVVSLIRVIDGEIKSKDKIKIFSNGQEHLVDEVGVFTPKRLKTDSLKAGEVGFMIANVKNIDGAPVGDTITSIKHPASEPLEGFKPVQPRVFAGLFPISGEDYEKFRDALAKLRLNDAALQYEPENSDALGFGFRIGFLGLLHMEIVQERLEREYDLDLITTAPTVVYEILDTKGNLMRVDSPSKMPENQFIAEFREPIITANILVTNEFVGNVITLCMEKRGVQKSLTYMGKQVQMVYELPLNEVVLDFFDRLKSVSRGFASMDYKFERYQVSDLIRLDIMINQEPVDALALIIHREDSARKGKEIADKMKELVPRQMFDVAIQACIGVKIIARTNVKALRKNVTAKCYGGDVSRKRKLLDKQKKGKKRMRSVGRVDIPQEAFLAVLHID, encoded by the coding sequence ATGAAAAACATTCGTAACTTTTCAATTATTGCCCATATTGATCATGGTAAATCTACCATTGCTGATCGTTTTATTCAGTTTTGTGGCGGTTTGAGTGACAGAGAAATGTCAGCACAGGTGTTAGATTCAATGGATATTGAAAAAGAACGCGGCATTACCATTAAATCACAAAGTGTCACTTTAGATTACAAGGCTAAAAATGGTGAAATTTATCAGCTTAACTTTATTGATACGCCAGGTCATGTAGATTTTTCGTATGAAGTTTCTCGTTCACTTTCTGCCTGTGAGGGTGCCTTATTAATCGTCGATGCATCGCAAGGTGTAGAGGCGCAAACGGTTGCCAACTGTTATACTGCACTGGAGCAAGGTTTAGAGGTGCTACCCGTCTTAAATAAGATTGATTTACCTGCAGCAGACCCTGATCGTGTGGCTGATGAAATTGAAGATGTGATTGGTGTTGAAGCCACAGAAGCTGTGCATGTAAGTGCTAAATCGGGTATTGGCATCGAAGATACGCTAGAGCAAATCGTAGAAAAAATTCCCGCACCAGAAGGCGACCTTGATGCGCCGATTAAGGCGTTAATTATTGATTCTTGGTTTGATAATTATCTCGGCGTTGTCTCTCTCATTCGTGTAATTGATGGAGAGATTAAGTCCAAAGATAAGATTAAAATTTTCTCAAATGGGCAAGAGCATCTGGTTGACGAAGTCGGTGTTTTTACCCCAAAGCGCCTGAAAACCGATAGCCTAAAAGCAGGTGAAGTTGGCTTTATGATTGCCAATGTTAAAAATATCGATGGTGCGCCTGTTGGCGATACGATTACCAGTATTAAACACCCTGCCAGCGAACCCTTAGAAGGCTTTAAACCCGTGCAACCTCGTGTGTTTGCTGGTTTGTTTCCAATCTCAGGTGAAGACTATGAGAAGTTCCGTGATGCTCTGGCAAAATTGCGCTTAAATGATGCGGCGCTGCAATATGAACCTGAAAACTCTGATGCCCTAGGTTTTGGTTTTAGGATTGGCTTTTTAGGCTTGTTGCACATGGAAATCGTGCAAGAGCGATTAGAGCGCGAATATGATTTAGATTTAATTACCACAGCACCAACCGTCGTTTATGAAATTTTAGACACCAAAGGTAATCTGATGCGCGTTGATAGTCCATCAAAAATGCCAGAAAATCAATTCATTGCAGAATTCAGAGAGCCAATTATTACGGCTAATATCTTAGTAACCAATGAATTTGTCGGCAATGTTATTACCCTTTGTATGGAGAAACGCGGCGTACAAAAAAGCTTAACCTATATGGGAAAACAGGTGCAAATGGTGTATGAATTACCCCTTAACGAAGTTGTATTAGATTTCTTTGATCGCTTAAAATCTGTCTCCCGTGGCTTTGCTTCAATGGATTATAAATTTGAACGATACCAAGTTTCTGACTTAATTCGTTTGGATATTATGATTAACCAAGAGCCCGTTGATGCACTTGCACTCATTATTCACCGTGAAGATTCCGCACGCAAGGGTAAAGAAATTGCCGATAAGATGAAAGAACTGGTACCAAGGCAAATGTTTGATGTTGCCATTCAGGCTTGCATCGGAGTAAAAATTATTGCCCGAACCAATGTCAAAGCCTTGCGTAAAAATGTTACCGCAAAATGTTACGGTGGCGATGTCTCGCGAAAGCGTAAATTATTGGATAAGCAAAAGAAAGGTAAAAAGCGTATGCGTAGTGTTGGTAGAGTGGACATTCCACAAGAGGCATTTTTAGCTGTTTTACATATTGACTAG
- a CDS encoding MlaC/ttg2D family ABC transporter substrate-binding protein produces MKRTLKTLLIILSILSANVSLATESNTPLNAKELNDIINPPGAAALNIMVNALSSLKELRKQNRANNENVKTLIKIKFLPNLAINYSTQLTLKNHWSNLSKEQKYLFQRYITQSLIKDYAGYLGAYEQLESINISVSPNIKRKDNKAIVKLLISFDGNPKPFKVTLNMIHLDRWRIYDVRFLGVSIIKTYQAQFNAYIKRKGLERLIEKISKKLAKG; encoded by the coding sequence ATGAAAAGAACATTAAAAACTTTACTCATTATATTGTCTATTTTATCTGCCAATGTATCTTTAGCGACAGAAAGCAACACCCCATTAAATGCAAAGGAATTAAATGATATTATTAACCCGCCAGGCGCAGCTGCGCTCAATATCATGGTTAATGCACTATCGTCACTTAAAGAACTTAGAAAACAAAATCGAGCCAATAATGAAAATGTTAAAACACTAATTAAAATCAAATTTTTACCCAATCTTGCGATAAATTATTCAACTCAACTAACATTAAAAAATCATTGGAGTAACCTCAGTAAAGAACAGAAATACCTTTTTCAACGCTACATTACACAGAGTTTAATCAAGGATTATGCAGGCTACCTAGGGGCTTATGAACAACTTGAGAGTATTAATATTTCTGTGAGTCCTAATATTAAGCGTAAAGATAATAAAGCAATTGTTAAATTACTGATTTCTTTTGATGGTAATCCAAAGCCTTTTAAGGTTACTTTAAATATGATTCACTTAGATCGTTGGCGTATCTACGATGTCAGGTTTTTAGGTGTCAGCATAATTAAGACTTACCAAGCACAATTTAACGCTTACATTAAACGCAAGGGGCTTGAGCGTTTGATTGAAAAAATCAGCAAAAAACTTGCAAAAGGCTAA
- the ffh gene encoding signal recognition particle protein → MFDNLTQRLSNSFKALRGKNKLSESNIKDAIREVRRALLEADVALEVVKVFLHKVQEKALGLKVGEGLNPSQAFIKLIEQELTEIIGGENKTLDLRAQPPAVVMVAGLQGAGKTTSIAKLARYLKERENKKVLVVSADVYRPAAIQQLEVLSKQVGVEFFPSSINDKPKDIVNSAKKHAQKQFFDVLLVDTAGRLHIDSEMMIEIQALQKAVNPIETLFVVDSMTGQDAAHTAKAFADALPLTGIILTKTDGDARGGAALSVRYITGKPIKFLGVGEKVDALEPFHPDRIVSRLLGMGDVMSLIEDIEQKIDQKKAQKSAKKMAKGQFDLEDMREQLLQMEQMGGMEALMEKMPGMGQIPQNVKNQMMGAVETKKMVAIINSMTPKERTHSKLVKGSRKNRIARGSGTQPQDINKLLKQFEKMQKQMKKMSGGKMQKMMAKMSGLQGGSGGGTPDLSAMKLPGMGGGNKFPF, encoded by the coding sequence ATGTTTGATAATTTAACTCAGCGCCTATCCAATAGTTTTAAAGCCTTACGGGGTAAGAACAAACTCTCTGAATCCAATATTAAAGATGCCATCCGTGAGGTGCGTCGTGCCTTATTGGAAGCGGATGTCGCTCTTGAAGTCGTTAAGGTATTTCTTCATAAGGTTCAAGAAAAAGCATTAGGACTTAAGGTTGGTGAAGGTCTCAATCCATCGCAAGCCTTTATTAAGCTTATTGAACAAGAACTTACTGAAATTATCGGTGGTGAAAACAAAACCTTAGATTTAAGAGCGCAACCACCTGCAGTCGTTATGGTGGCGGGCTTGCAAGGTGCAGGTAAAACCACTTCCATTGCTAAATTAGCCCGCTATTTAAAAGAGCGCGAGAATAAAAAAGTATTGGTTGTTAGCGCTGATGTTTATCGTCCTGCGGCTATTCAGCAATTGGAAGTTTTGTCCAAACAAGTGGGTGTTGAATTTTTCCCATCCAGTATTAATGACAAACCAAAAGACATTGTTAACAGTGCTAAAAAACACGCACAAAAACAATTCTTCGATGTGCTTTTGGTGGACACCGCAGGTCGTTTACATATTGACAGCGAGATGATGATTGAGATTCAAGCTTTGCAAAAAGCTGTTAATCCGATTGAAACACTATTTGTGGTTGATTCAATGACAGGTCAAGATGCAGCGCATACTGCTAAAGCCTTTGCCGATGCATTGCCACTGACTGGTATTATTCTCACTAAAACTGATGGTGATGCCAGGGGTGGCGCTGCCTTATCTGTTCGTTATATTACCGGTAAACCGATTAAGTTTTTAGGCGTTGGTGAAAAGGTTGATGCTTTAGAGCCGTTCCATCCAGATAGAATCGTGTCTCGCTTACTGGGTATGGGTGATGTAATGTCGTTGATTGAAGACATTGAGCAAAAAATTGACCAGAAAAAAGCACAAAAATCTGCCAAAAAAATGGCAAAAGGTCAATTTGATTTAGAAGATATGCGTGAGCAATTATTGCAAATGGAACAAATGGGTGGCATGGAAGCCTTAATGGAAAAAATGCCAGGTATGGGGCAAATCCCACAAAATGTTAAAAATCAAATGATGGGTGCTGTTGAAACCAAAAAAATGGTTGCTATTATTAACTCAATGACCCCAAAAGAACGCACGCACAGTAAACTCGTCAAAGGTTCACGAAAAAATCGCATTGCCCGAGGCTCTGGCACTCAACCACAAGACATTAACAAACTACTCAAGCAATTCGAGAAAATGCAAAAGCAAATGAAGAAAATGAGTGGTGGAAAAATGCAAAAAATGATGGCTAAAATGTCGGGGTTGCAAGGTGGCTCTGGTGGTGGAACACCAGACTTGTCAGCTATGAAACTACCTGGAATGGGTGGTGGAAATAAATTTCCTTTTTAA
- the hisD gene encoding histidinol dehydrogenase translates to MITNLNSTQPNFQEKLSKLLAWESVSNADIAKTVDEILADIKSNGDTALIHYSVKFDGITADTMADLTIDLPALKEAYETLNEKEKKALTIAADRVRNYHQKQVQKTWTYTDDDGTMLGQKITPLDRVGLYVPGGKAAYPSSVLMNAIPAKVAGVEELIMVVPTPNGVIVQLVLAAAYISGVTRVFTVGGAQAIAALAYGTETVPRVDKIVGPGNIYVATAKRVVFGQVGIDMIAGPSEILIICDGKTNPDWIAMDLFSQAEHDEDAQSILLCPDADFIKKVEASIKKLLPTMNRKDIIAAALKDRGALIQTKDIAEAITLSNQIAPEHLELSVENPKSMLDDIKHAGAIFMGRNTCESLGDYCAGPNHVLPTSGTARFSSPLGVYDFQKKSSLIMVSDEGATLLGEVAATLADGEGLQAHAQSARYRIK, encoded by the coding sequence ATGATTACCAATCTTAATTCCACTCAACCTAATTTTCAAGAAAAACTCTCTAAATTATTGGCCTGGGAAAGTGTTTCTAATGCAGATATTGCAAAAACGGTTGATGAAATTCTTGCCGATATTAAAAGCAATGGCGATACGGCATTAATTCACTATAGTGTTAAATTTGATGGTATTACTGCCGATACAATGGCAGATTTAACCATTGACCTGCCAGCACTAAAAGAGGCCTACGAAACCTTAAATGAAAAAGAAAAAAAAGCACTCACCATTGCAGCCGATAGAGTGCGTAATTATCACCAAAAACAAGTGCAAAAAACTTGGACTTATACCGATGATGATGGCACAATGTTAGGGCAAAAAATCACCCCACTTGACCGTGTTGGTTTGTATGTCCCTGGTGGTAAAGCCGCCTATCCTTCTTCGGTATTAATGAACGCCATCCCTGCCAAAGTAGCTGGTGTGGAAGAGTTAATTATGGTGGTGCCAACCCCGAATGGAGTCATTGTTCAATTAGTATTGGCAGCTGCTTATATTTCAGGTGTCACTCGCGTCTTTACCGTTGGTGGTGCCCAAGCGATTGCAGCACTTGCTTATGGCACAGAAACTGTGCCAAGAGTCGATAAGATTGTTGGACCAGGTAATATTTATGTTGCCACCGCTAAACGCGTCGTCTTTGGTCAAGTTGGCATTGATATGATTGCTGGTCCGAGTGAAATTTTAATCATCTGCGATGGTAAAACAAATCCAGATTGGATTGCCATGGACTTATTCTCACAAGCTGAACACGATGAAGATGCGCAATCTATTTTGCTATGTCCAGACGCAGATTTCATTAAAAAAGTTGAAGCAAGTATCAAAAAATTATTACCAACCATGAATAGGAAAGATATTATTGCCGCCGCCCTTAAAGACCGTGGCGCCTTAATCCAAACCAAAGATATAGCAGAGGCAATTACACTTTCAAATCAAATTGCCCCTGAGCATTTAGAACTCTCCGTTGAAAATCCAAAATCCATGCTTGATGATATTAAGCACGCTGGCGCAATCTTTATGGGTAGAAACACTTGTGAATCTTTGGGTGATTATTGTGCGGGACCTAACCATGTGTTACCTACCTCAGGTACTGCACGCTTCTCATCACCGTTGGGTGTTTACGATTTTCAAAAGAAATCCAGTTTAATTATGGTATCTGACGAAGGTGCCACTCTATTGGGTGAAGTCGCCGCAACCCTTGCTGATGGCGAAGGATTGCAAGCTCACGCTCAATCTGCTCGTTATCGTATTAAATAA
- a CDS encoding cytochrome C assembly family protein, with translation MFLSYSAVAAYLIATLLLMQFFTKNNPQHRHQKSVFLLISYAVIAHALTFTSFWATSGGVFFGFANSASFIAWVVAILLFLSSISKPVHALGILVYPLVALLLVFNILFPDATPAVKTISLSIASHVFLSITAYALLALAVCQSILLKIQERHLHTNNINGFINKLPPLQTMEALLFQNIRIGFYLLTLSLVTGFIFIDDIFSQHLVHKTVLSLIAWIVFAVLVFGRKVFGWRGKQAIITTQVGFGILLVAYYGSKFVLERLLS, from the coding sequence ATGTTTTTATCTTATTCTGCAGTTGCCGCTTATTTAATTGCCACACTGTTATTAATGCAATTTTTTACTAAAAACAACCCACAACATCGCCATCAAAAAAGTGTCTTTTTGCTTATTAGTTATGCCGTTATCGCTCACGCTTTAACCTTTACAAGTTTTTGGGCAACAAGCGGCGGTGTATTTTTTGGCTTTGCTAATAGCGCCTCTTTCATCGCTTGGGTGGTTGCCATTTTATTATTTTTATCTTCAATTTCAAAACCTGTGCATGCACTTGGTATCTTGGTTTATCCATTGGTCGCATTGTTATTAGTTTTCAATATCCTATTTCCCGATGCTACCCCTGCCGTCAAAACCATCTCTCTTAGCATTGCTTCGCATGTATTTTTATCCATCACTGCCTACGCCCTATTGGCGTTAGCCGTATGTCAGTCAATATTATTAAAGATACAGGAACGACATCTACATACGAATAACATTAATGGATTTATTAATAAATTACCGCCCTTGCAAACCATGGAAGCCCTACTGTTTCAAAACATCAGAATTGGCTTTTACTTGCTTACTCTATCCCTTGTCACTGGTTTTATCTTTATTGACGACATATTTTCCCAACATTTGGTACACAAAACTGTGCTTTCACTTATTGCTTGGATTGTATTTGCTGTACTGGTTTTCGGTAGAAAGGTTTTTGGTTGGCGTGGCAAGCAAGCCATTATCACCACGCAGGTCGGTTTTGGGATTTTATTGGTTGCCTACTATGGCTCTAAGTTTGTTTTAGAGCGTTTATTGAGCTAG
- the hisG gene encoding ATP phosphoribosyltransferase, producing MLTIALSKGRILEQTLPLLEKSGLKIADEELNSRKLILDTNNDDIKVIVIRATDVPVFVQHGAADFGIAGKDVLLEHGADGLLELLDLGIAKCKLMVAASEKKKLEQDTLKIATKYVNSAKHYFEAKGQQIEIIKLYGAMELAPVVGLAHCIVDLVDTGNTLKANGLVPLEHIIDISSRLVVNAASFKTKNAEIKSWIDSIEKNL from the coding sequence ATGTTAACAATCGCATTATCCAAAGGTAGAATTCTTGAGCAAACCTTACCATTATTAGAAAAATCAGGGTTAAAGATTGCCGATGAAGAGCTGAATTCTAGAAAACTTATTCTTGACACTAACAATGACGATATCAAGGTAATTGTTATTCGTGCCACTGATGTACCTGTGTTTGTTCAGCATGGTGCGGCAGATTTTGGCATTGCTGGCAAAGATGTGTTACTTGAACATGGTGCCGATGGCTTATTGGAATTATTAGATTTAGGTATTGCCAAATGCAAATTAATGGTTGCTGCCAGTGAGAAAAAGAAATTAGAGCAAGATACTTTGAAAATTGCGACCAAATATGTCAATTCAGCTAAGCATTATTTTGAAGCTAAGGGTCAACAAATCGAAATCATCAAATTGTATGGCGCGATGGAGCTTGCCCCTGTAGTGGGTCTGGCGCATTGCATTGTTGACTTGGTGGATACAGGCAATACACTTAAGGCTAACGGCTTAGTACCACTTGAACATATCATTGATATTAGTTCTCGTTTAGTGGTGAATGCTGCGTCATTCAAAACCAAAAATGCAGAAATAAAATCCTGGATTGATAGCATTGAGAAAAATCTATGA
- the murA gene encoding UDP-N-acetylglucosamine 1-carboxyvinyltransferase, with protein MYKLVIQGGKPLKGTLKVSGSKNSSLPILFASILADTPITLNNTPQLSDISTTLRLLSSMGSEWILESDSSLFVDSSTLTNLTADYDLVKTMRASILVLGPMLAKYGKAKVSLPGGCAIGTRPVNLHLQALEKLGANIEVRNGYIYAKTKGLIGTEIHFEQISVTATENIIMAATLAKGLTTISNAAQEPEISDLCQCLNKMGAKITGIGTSVLNIKGVKNLNGIQYSVCPDRIESATYLVAAAITRGAVTVKNTNPQVMHAVLEKLIEIGANIKTDKNSITLDMEGKRPKAVNIKTSTYPNFPTDMQAQFTALNTIAEGHSVITENIFENRFMHIPELIRMGADLTLEGNTVVCKGVKSLTGAHLMATDLRASASLVLAGLAAKGTTTIERVYHLDRGYETIEEKLKLLGADIERVQD; from the coding sequence ATGTATAAACTCGTTATTCAAGGAGGAAAACCCTTAAAAGGCACGCTCAAAGTTTCGGGTTCAAAGAACTCATCCTTACCTATCTTATTTGCCTCTATCTTGGCAGATACGCCTATCACACTAAACAACACACCGCAGCTTAGCGACATATCTACCACTTTGAGGTTGTTGTCCAGTATGGGCAGTGAATGGATTTTAGAGTCTGATTCCTCGTTATTTGTAGATTCCTCAACGCTCACCAACTTGACAGCGGATTATGACTTGGTTAAAACCATGCGTGCTTCTATTTTAGTGCTAGGCCCAATGCTCGCTAAGTATGGCAAAGCCAAAGTATCGTTGCCGGGCGGTTGTGCGATTGGCACTCGCCCTGTTAACCTTCACTTGCAAGCCTTGGAAAAATTAGGGGCAAATATTGAAGTTAGAAATGGCTACATTTATGCAAAAACAAAAGGATTAATTGGCACAGAGATTCACTTCGAACAAATTTCTGTAACTGCCACAGAAAATATCATTATGGCAGCAACACTTGCCAAAGGTCTGACCACAATCAGTAATGCCGCTCAAGAACCAGAAATTTCTGATCTGTGTCAATGTTTGAATAAAATGGGGGCAAAAATCACAGGCATAGGTACCTCGGTCCTTAACATTAAAGGGGTAAAAAATTTAAATGGAATTCAATACTCAGTATGTCCAGATCGTATCGAATCTGCCACTTACTTGGTGGCTGCTGCAATCACAAGGGGGGCTGTTACTGTTAAAAATACCAACCCACAAGTGATGCATGCGGTACTTGAAAAACTGATTGAAATTGGTGCAAATATAAAAACCGATAAAAATTCAATCACATTGGATATGGAAGGTAAACGCCCAAAGGCTGTGAATATTAAGACCAGTACCTATCCAAACTTCCCGACCGACATGCAGGCACAATTTACGGCATTAAATACCATTGCAGAGGGCCATAGTGTTATTACTGAAAACATCTTTGAAAACCGCTTTATGCACATTCCTGAGCTTATACGCATGGGTGCCGACCTAACTTTAGAAGGTAACACAGTGGTTTGTAAAGGCGTAAAATCACTCACGGGCGCACATTTAATGGCAACCGACCTTCGTGCTTCTGCATCACTAGTATTGGCAGGGTTGGCAGCCAAAGGAACGACCACTATTGAGCGCGTTTATCACCTTGATCGTGGCTATGAAACTATTGAAGAAAAACTAAAATTACTCGGTGCTGATATTGAACGAGTACAGGACTAA